Part of the Erwinia amylovora genome is shown below.
GACTTTTGGCCCCTTCCTTGCGGCCATGCGTTGACTGCCGGCGTTCGCTGCCAGCGGCCAGGCTTATTTTTGCACGTACTGAATAAAAGGAACGGCAGCCTGATTCAGCGCGGCACATTTCGCCGACTGCGACGGCCGATCTGCGTCCAGTGCGCTGATACGCACTGAGACCTGCTGTGCCAGCTGTTGACGGAAGCTGCTATCAACCGGCCATCCGCGCTCTTTCGCCAGCGCCAGCGCCTTAGTCGCTAATGTCGCGTCCGCAGGAATATCATTACGGTCACAGTGCTGCCTTAGCCAGCTGGCAGAAGCAACCAGGGAAGAAAGTTGATCCAGCTGACTGGCCACCGGTACCGTGGCGTGTTTGCCACTGTTTTGGTTTTGACAGCTGACTAAGGTCAACAAGGGAAACAGCAGAATGGGACTCAGGTTTTTAATATTCATAATCATCACACCGATAGAAGATAAGTAATTATACCTTTGTCAGGATTTGTTGGCGTTTTAATAAGTTGATTTAAGCGTTTTTAAGGAAACAGGAAAATAAGGCATCCTAAACAAATCCAATAAACAGAATTTCGCGCTAAAAACAGGGAAAGGGGATTTTAACGCGCTATAAGAATCATTAAGTACCGCCCTCCTGAATTTACCCCTATTCTTCACTGGCTTAGCTGCGGTTTGCAGTTGTAGCCAGAGGCATGGATCGTCCGGCCTCTATTTATAGATATTAGCAAATACGGAATATTTGAAATGATGAAAGTTAACAAACTCGCCCTTGCCATTACTACTTTATTAGTCAGCGGCAGTGTTTTTGCGCACGGTTTTGTCACTAACCCACCTTCACGTGACACCATGTGCAAACTGTCTAAAAATAGCGAGGAGATCTGCAGTTCCTCAGTACGTTACGATACATCAGCCATCGGTGAGTCAACGAAAGGCTTCCCGGCTGAAGGTACGCCGCCAGACGGCTTCCTTGCCAGCGGTGACAATGCGAAGGGCTATGCACTTAACGTACAAAATGCCGATATCTGGACCAAAAACAAAATTACCGCGGGTAAAAACAATTTCACATGGGAGCTGACTGCCCCGCATAAAACGGCCAACTTCAAATACTTTATTACCAAGCAGGGCTGGGATGCTAATAAGCCGTTGACGCGCGCGTCATTTGATTTAGTACCGTTCTGTACTATTGAGGGCAATGGCGAAACTCCAGAGCCAAAACCGACTCATGAATGTGTCGTCCCGGAACGTACCGGTTATCATGTGATTTATGCCACATGGGAAGTCGCGGATACCTCCAACACCTTCTATAAAGTGATTGATGTCGAATTTGATGGCGCCGTGTCTTCTGAATGGCCAAAACAGGTCGGTACAGTTAATCCATATATGGATTTGAAAGCGGGTGACAGCGTGAAGGTCCGCGTATTCGAAGACACCGAAATGACCGAGCGCAGCATCACTCTGAATATCGACAGCGATGCCGCTGGTAAAAAAGATCTCTGGAGTAAGGCGCTGGCGGAAAAAATCAACAAGGAGTATCAAGACCTGCGTGCCGGTTCACCAAATGACGATGGTGGCGTAGAGGCGGTTGCTGGTGTAAACACCATTTATACCAAGAAAGACAGCAAAATTCAGTCTGTTGAAATTGACATCGACAGCAAGCAGGTTATGCAGCTGGAGTTGGACGTCAATAAACTGAACAATGAGTACAAGCTGAATAAAGGAGCGGCGAAGATTGAAGTTACCGGTACTGCAACTGCTCAATCCAATCTCACCGCAACCTTAACCAGCAAAACTCGTAAGCAGATAGACTCCCAAAAAGTGATCGTCGGTGCAGATGGTAAATTTGCTCTGTCACTTGAAGGTTCTAAGCTGAAAGCGGGCGACTATACCGTGGCTGTTGCCGTCAGGGCTGGTAATGCTGAACCTGTGGCGAAAAACCAGAGCATTAAGCTGGTGGAAAATGCAGGTGGCGGCAATGTTGACGCTGACTTTACCTATCCTGATAACATCGGCAGCTACGTGGCCGGAACGAAAGTACTGCAGCCTGCAGATGGTAAAGTCTATCAGTGTAAAGAAGGTCCGGTCGCTGGCTGGTGCAAAATTTACGCTAAAAGCGCTAACCACTATGAGCCAGGCTTAGGTTCTAACTGGGGTGATGCATGGACCGAAGTGGGCGCAGCTAAATAAGACTCACCCAGTTATCCGTGATGTTGAATAACCATCTGGCCGCAGTACGGGCCTGATTAAGATGGTCACCCACGCCCTGTCAGCATTCGCTGGCAGGGCGTTTTTTTATCTCCCTGCCAGTCGGCAATAACGCTGCGCCTGATTGCCTTTCCCTCTGATATCGCTTACCGCATCAAAACGGATCACTGCGTGGTGACACCGCCAGCTTAGCCGCGCTGAACTCACTCAGTTGACCGCCT
Proteins encoded:
- the gspS gene encoding type II secretion system pilot lipoprotein GspS — its product is MNIKNLSPILLFPLLTLVSCQNQNSGKHATVPVASQLDQLSSLVASASWLRQHCDRNDIPADATLATKALALAKERGWPVDSSFRQQLAQQVSVRISALDADRPSQSAKCAALNQAAVPFIQYVQK
- the gbpA gene encoding N-acetylglucosamine-binding protein GbpA, whose product is MMKVNKLALAITTLLVSGSVFAHGFVTNPPSRDTMCKLSKNSEEICSSSVRYDTSAIGESTKGFPAEGTPPDGFLASGDNAKGYALNVQNADIWTKNKITAGKNNFTWELTAPHKTANFKYFITKQGWDANKPLTRASFDLVPFCTIEGNGETPEPKPTHECVVPERTGYHVIYATWEVADTSNTFYKVIDVEFDGAVSSEWPKQVGTVNPYMDLKAGDSVKVRVFEDTEMTERSITLNIDSDAAGKKDLWSKALAEKINKEYQDLRAGSPNDDGGVEAVAGVNTIYTKKDSKIQSVEIDIDSKQVMQLELDVNKLNNEYKLNKGAAKIEVTGTATAQSNLTATLTSKTRKQIDSQKVIVGADGKFALSLEGSKLKAGDYTVAVAVRAGNAEPVAKNQSIKLVENAGGGNVDADFTYPDNIGSYVAGTKVLQPADGKVYQCKEGPVAGWCKIYAKSANHYEPGLGSNWGDAWTEVGAAK